The following are encoded in a window of Paenibacillaceae bacterium GAS479 genomic DNA:
- a CDS encoding thiazole-phosphate synthase: MRLGMQGEAEQKSTPDSWTIGGKILTSRFFLGTGRFPSPAVMLQALQASGAEVITFAVRRVNLDEVADDSILQHLPEGQLTYLPNTSGANNADEAVRIARLARAAGLGDWIKVEISADARTLLPDPVETLKATERLVKEGFTVLPYTSDDPILCRYLAEAGASAVMPGGAPIGTGLGILNPYNLGLIAEQSPVPIIVDAGLGSAKDAVQAMELGAAAVLANTPVAKAGDPVAMAEAMSLAIRAGRLARLAGRIPELPYASASSMETGKLTSFAADAAWMEAAQG; this comes from the coding sequence GGACAATTGGAGGCAAAATACTGACTTCCCGCTTTTTCCTCGGAACGGGACGTTTCCCAAGTCCGGCCGTCATGCTACAGGCGTTGCAGGCAAGCGGAGCTGAAGTTATCACCTTCGCCGTGCGCCGGGTCAATCTCGATGAGGTAGCGGATGATTCCATTCTGCAACATTTGCCGGAAGGCCAGCTCACCTATTTGCCCAACACCTCAGGCGCTAACAACGCCGACGAAGCGGTGCGCATCGCCAGACTTGCCCGTGCTGCCGGCCTTGGCGACTGGATCAAGGTCGAGATTAGCGCGGATGCCCGCACGCTGCTGCCTGATCCCGTTGAGACGCTGAAGGCGACGGAGCGGCTCGTAAAAGAAGGTTTTACCGTGTTGCCTTACACCTCCGATGACCCAATTCTATGTCGTTATCTGGCCGAGGCTGGAGCCTCGGCCGTCATGCCTGGCGGCGCGCCAATTGGTACAGGGCTCGGTATTCTGAATCCGTACAACCTGGGCTTAATCGCTGAACAGTCTCCAGTTCCGATCATCGTCGACGCAGGGCTCGGCTCGGCAAAGGATGCGGTGCAAGCAATGGAGCTGGGAGCTGCAGCTGTGCTTGCCAATACGCCAGTAGCCAAAGCCGGTGATCCCGTTGCGATGGCGGAAGCGATGAGCCTTGCCATCCGCGCGGGGCGTCTGGCCCGGCTTGCGGGACGGATTCCCGAGCTGCCGTATGCCTCTGCGAGCAGTATGGAGACTGGCAAGCTAACTTCTTTTGCTGCGGATGCAGCGTGGATGGAGGCGGCGCAGGGATGA